The following proteins come from a genomic window of Nicotiana tomentosiformis chromosome 12, ASM39032v3, whole genome shotgun sequence:
- the LOC138902275 gene encoding uncharacterized protein, giving the protein MAPYEALYGRRCRSPIGWFQPGEARFFGTDFIRDYLEKVKLIYESLHTTRSRKKSYADRKVRDVVFMDGEKVLLRVSHMKGVIRFGKKENLSPWYIGPCNHIGFQFSAFEGESGLCRRAGSHDLRILISKYIASMKVQWRGQPIKVVTWETEHEMRSRYPHLSDIPSMILNPFDDERLCIKALFPFLMLPIQAHTLEPGKTYKS; this is encoded by the exons atggctccatatgaggcattatatgggaggcgatgtcgttctccaattggttggtttcagccgggtgaggctaggtttTTTGGCACAGATTTTATTCGTGATtatttggagaaggtgaaattgatttacGAGAGTCTTCATACAACACGatctaggaagaagagttatgctgacaggaaggttcgtgatgttgtattcatggatggtgagaaggttcttctccgagtttcgcatatgaagggtgtgataagatttgggaagaaggaaaatttgagcccttggtatattggtcCAT GCAACCATATTGGATTTCAGTTTAGTGCATTTGAAGGAGAATCTGGTTTATGTAGAAGAGCCGGTAGCCATGATCTAAGGATATTGATATCTAAATATATTGCATCAATGAAggtccagtggagaggtcaaccgatcAAGGTGGTAAcatgggagactgagcatgaaatgcggagcagatatcctcatCTTTCTGATAtcccaagtatgattctaaacccgttcgatgATGAACGTTTGTGCATTAAAGCCCTGTTTCCCTTTTTGATGCTTCCTATACAAGCCCACACTTTAGAACCCGGCAAAACTTACAAATCTTGA